GACTTGGTGTCAGTCTAAACTCTAAAATGCATAAGTATTCAGAATTTTCGTGCAAAACTAATTTTGGTATCCTGCAGCTCCTTTGTCGTATTTTTATGTGCTCTTTAGTTGGGGTTTTGGTGCAGTTCATGAGCTGATTTTCTTAGTTTAAAATTGAAGGAAAAAACGTACTATTTGTTGATGATATTGGAATTAGGTCTGTTTAAGATAATAATTAGAATGTTGtacttgaaaaaaaagagtGTATTCCCATCATTAGTCTCATCGATGTGTTAGTATGTACCTTTGAGTCTCTAATTATCTTTGGCTGGACCTTCGTAAGCAaattgtatattgtataatcaATGAGATGGGGGTTAGCCGTTGGTGCATAGCCATGGTAGGAGGCGCAATGCCTGTGCAGAACTAATTTTGGTATTCTGCAGCCCCTTTGTCGAGTCTTTATGTGCTCTTTAATTGAGTTTTTGGTGCAGTTCATGAACAGATTTTCTTCatttaaagttaatgaaaaatGTACAATTTGTTTATGATATTGAAAGTAGGTTAGTTTAAGATAATAGTTAGAAAGTGGTAGTTGGACAAAAAGTGTTTGACTGGTTGGTAATTCTTGACATGATGTCTATTGATGATAAGGTAGCAATTTTGTGTTAGCTGATCTGGATTTTTGAGGTAATAAGCTTTGCTGTTCAGTGTAATAAATTGGGATGCGGTTAGAAGGACAAGTAGTTCTAACATATTAACAGAGAATTCCATCGTTTGGTTGGGTGAGTTGGCACAAGTAGTGCATTTCTGTCATGTCCTAAACCCATGTTAGGTAGACCAACACTCGGTGCCTTGATTTGATCGAGCGAATCAGCTTTACATGATTGTATGTGCTAGGCATATTAAAAGAATATACACAATGCCTCAGAATTCAACATATACGAGCAAGTACTTCTTTTATACATATGGAACCCCAAAACAAAATAACTAGGTCTATGAATTACCCAAAATACATAGGGCAATACTAGAGATTTACCGAAAATACATGATCATGCTCTGAACATACtagtctatgaagcctctactacATGCCATGAACTGAAAAAGTTTTGGGACTATGCCTTGGCATACCCAAAAGGCCAAACTATCTATGTACATAGCATGAAACATGATAAAGGCCCTCAATAGTAGTGGGACTCACCAAAGGCATGTGAAAGAGAATGAAGTACCACAATTCTATAATGCATCTAAGAGAACATAAGAGTATCCTAGACTTCAAAGTAATACCTTGAATATCAGAAGCAAATGTAACTGTAAATGCTTTATGTGGAAATGCTTTTTGTAGTACTTGAAATCTATAACTTTGAACATACATAGAGCTTTTATGTAACTTCATACTTTGAtcttaaatcataaatataacttttctggAAACATCATAATTCTTTGGAAACAGATATATTTCTCATGGGCAGATCTTAGTCACTGTCATAACTCATGAAGCATACATGATAATTCACCATGTGTACTGCATGCATTCAATCAACATCTGAATGGCTGAGCCGACCTACCACGATGCTGTGTGGGTCCGATGCTGTTTGTATATGACATAAGCATAATCTGTATCCTAACTGAAAGAATCCAAACCAAAGGAAACTGTCTACTCCCCATTACGACTCTTTACACCAACTTATGTAGACTTAGGTGTTGGATTCTTTTGGCAACACCTTCTCAATATCTAAGGGTGCTCTCAAAACATATATTGTATAACTTGACACTTGTCCCTATTATAGAATCAAATCTGTGCCTCATTGGCCCTTTTGTCAAGTTATAATATATAGCTCAGTGGTCTATGATATCAAATCATAATCTGTGGCTCAATAGCCTATAGTATCTGTAGCTCAATAGCCTAAAATATCAAATCCAATCTGTGGCTCAATAACCTATGATGTCAAATCATAATCTGTGGCTCAATAGCCTATAATATTTGTGGCTCAGTAGCTTgaaatatcaaaccaaatctCTGGATCATTAGCTATTCATATATCTCTAACATCATTTTATGAATCGTAACTTAAGTAAGGAAGACACTAGAAATATCATGTAAATCTTTTAAGGAACACATGAATCTAATGAATGCATAGGCATATAGAATATTAAGGGTAGATATGTGGCAGAAATGTCAAATTTGTATCCGACAAAGTAGCGGTGAGATGAAATCTTGGAGACCTCGAGAGATGTTTGGCCATTACATCAAATAAAGTGACAACCTCTTAGGTACCatatttactttaattaaaaaCTCTTTTAAGTGACATTTAATCTATTTCATGAGTCATAGTATGCTTAAAACACCAAAATGTTTAGTTAAAGAACACTTACGAATGCCCCCTGGGCTTTGGTTTAAGGGCAATGCATTGCTATACTAGATGTGTGGGAGGCGACATCTAGAGTTCAAATTCTAGTTTAGTATTTACAGTAGAGATGAAGATCATCATCCACAATCTTAGGATCTTGATgttaaaaaaaagaggagagTACTTGTTAAAAAAAAAGCGAGACCAGAGTAACCAACATCAAACAACATATAAAAGCCAATCCATCTCCAtatgatattgaattatgttttcaTTACAGTTATTGCGAGCGTGCTCTCCCCTTTGGACTTTGGTGATGTCTAAGTTAATGGTCGCTTCATGTTGAGCAGAGTCAAAGTTAGCAAGTTGATATGCTCAAAGAATCAATTCTGTTAATGCTCTTGGCACATTTGGCATTTTGGTTTCAACCAATGCTTTGTCATTCTGGATATTTTGCTGTACTGATTATTTTACTGTATTTTTTGCTTGGTAGATGCAATTACGAGGCCATTTTCATTTTCACCTACAATGGAGGTATGCATCTGTCTTGCTTTTCTCCACTAACTCCTTTCTTTTGAAGTTTGTAAGCTAAATACAGCTTTCTTATGACAATAAATTTCTTGACAGGGAGCATCAATTGCTAGGGATGGCAGAGGCTCAACTTCATCCCGATCTGACAGTAGTGACTGTGATTCAATCACCAAGTCCCATTCATCTTATCGTAGCTTCCCAAGTCGCCGTTTCTTTATGTCAAAACCCATACATCCTCTGTCATTTCCAACTGAAACAACACCTAGAAGAGAAGCTATTGACAGCCTCTCAGCAGGTTTTCTCGAATTTGATGCCTCAACATCACAAAGAGATAAACACCGCTTGAGCAGTGCTAGTGGCAGTCTTGACTTAACAGAGGCTTCTGAATCTTTTCATTCTGACTTCCTAAGTAAACCTTGTAACCCTTCAGATTGTTTCAGATGTGGGTTATGCGAGAGGTTTCTTTCACAAAGATCGCCTTGGAGTTCCCGACGAATTGTGAGAAGTGGAGATATGCCAGTTGCTGGGGTCCTTTCATGCCGCCATGTATTTCATGCTGAATGTTTGGAGCAAGCTACACCAAAATCATGTAAAAGTGATCCTCCATGCCCAATCTGTGCCAAGCTTGAAGAAGGTAGTTCTCCAGAGCAGCGAGTTTTCTCCAAGTTCTTTCCTAGGCTTAAACCATTCAGTGAAGAAGGACCATCCAAGCCTTGGGGTTGTGCCCATTCTGGTGATTGTGTCGAGGGGGCTTTGCACGGACCATCTCGTGGCACTATGCTCTCACTAAACAAGAACCGAATTAGGAAAAATCTTTCTTTGAAAGGTGATTCAGGCAAGGATTTTCCTggtaaattaagaaaaactaaTACATTTTCGTCACAGCTTTTTATTGGATCAGTTGATCATGCAATGGTGGGATCTTCAAAAGCATCAGCAGGTTCCGGGCTGAAGTAACAActgaattttgtatataattgcAGGCTGATGTCCGTGGCCTTTCGTGGTTGGTGTCCTAATCGTCTTAACTTCTCCTGTTTAGAATCTTTAGTGGCTTAATCATGTTGTAAAATGTAATGTGGTGGAAATTGTGTATGCACTTGAAAAAGGGTTCAAACAAATTGCATCTTTTGTGTAAGTTTTTAACTGATCTTTTTGTTCATTGAACCAATATATGTGGGAAATTGTTATTTGCAAGTTGTAGGCATTGAAAAAAAGTGTCTTGTTATGTTTTTCTGTATGCACTTctgtattttttgttgtttgtgtgtttgtatacaattattatttcagTATTTTAGGTATTCCAAAGTGAACTTAGggatgtgtttggtatgaaggaaaacatctTTTGGTAAATATTGTTCAACTTTCTCTGTTAACTCAAGTGTTTTTCCAACTAAACTTATGAAGTTGTCCCtcaattaattagaaatttGGGTTCGAGCCTTGGGTACGAACATTGGTAGGTAGGGAGTGTTTTTCTTAAGAATGAGGCTCAAATTCGAAATAGTTGGACTTTAATGTGGGTATCGAATGTTGAATGGGAAACCAAATAAATGACTTACTCCCCGTAAGGTAAAGAATACATTTTTAAGATCTCTTTTTGA
This DNA window, taken from Solanum lycopersicum chromosome 5, SLM_r2.1, encodes the following:
- the LOC101246630 gene encoding uncharacterized protein, giving the protein MGPHEPYWRTNSSFSPAPSRWDFRFQPETLSFGSNDGVQLYGSSASSNSRDSRSWVRGNQLANHQYVISDGVGAYCSSPSDISPAQQWTPPAIQEINIDDFGTSRRDAITRPFSFSPTMEGASIARDGRGSTSSRSDSSDCDSITKSHSSYRSFPSRRFFMSKPIHPLSFPTETTPRREAIDSLSAGFLEFDASTSQRDKHRLSSASGSLDLTEASESFHSDFLSKPCNPSDCFRCGLCERFLSQRSPWSSRRIVRSGDMPVAGVLSCRHVFHAECLEQATPKSCKSDPPCPICAKLEEGSSPEQRVFSKFFPRLKPFSEEGPSKPWGCAHSGDCVEGALHGPSRGTMLSLNKNRIRKNLSLKGDSGKDFPGKLRKTNTFSSQLFIGSVDHAMVGSSKASAGSGLK